In Necator americanus strain Aroian chromosome IV, whole genome shotgun sequence, the following proteins share a genomic window:
- a CDS encoding hypothetical protein (NECATOR_CHRIV.G15288.T1) — MLWQEGKECLRDCYEDCPKTTKELLGRRRALRLDPNASHIERQKKILEAAQRRTSPKKCRRDLREYNVPLATLLSEDGTRTSSRREMEIITERFYSNLFRSSTPVSSPIIPTGEAPPQILPSEVRVAIKSMEPGTAPDLILFQQTFFGLKERIPDQWKTSRTVLIHKKGDREDLRNYRPICLLSVLYKVFTKIILTRISRTLDEAQPQEQAGFRQGFSCLDHIQTVSRVIEPIATNDARLGYSFTALSPYPLERGTTRRYYIAEAVHGCIAVDNEITILGRKGIRVDGRFLSNLRFADDIVLFSSSTNEAETMLNELNEAGKRINRKKTQFMKNAHCEDGGVQLEGSQIVETPSYVYLGRSMNMEND; from the exons ATGCTATGgcaagaaggaaaagagtgTCTACGAGATTGCTACGAGGACTGTCCCAAG accaccaaggaattgttaggaagaagaagggctttgaggcttgatccgaatgcatcgcacattgagcg gcagaagaagattctagaagcagcacaaagaagaacgagtccaaagaagtgccgcagggatctccgcgaatataatgttccgctagcaaccttgctgagcgaagacgggactcgcacgtcttctcgtcgtgagatggaaatcattacggagaggttctactcgaaccttttccgttcatcaactcctgtgtcaagcccgatcatccccaccggtgaagctccaccacagattcttccttcggaagtacgagtcgctatcaagagcatggaacctggcacagccccggacctgattttatttcagcagactttcttcgggctg aaagaaaggatcccagaccagtggaagacctcgcgaaccgttcttatccataagaaaggtgaccgagaggaccttcggaactaccgtccgatatgcttgctgagcgtgttatacaaagtattcaccaagatcatcctcacacgcatatctaggacgctggatgaagcccagcctcaagaacaagctggattccgccaagggttcagctgcttggaccacatccagaccgtgtcgagggtcatagag ccaattgctacgaacgatgcacgactaggatacagcttcaccgccctctcaccatacccattggaaaggggtacgacaaggcgatactatatcgccgaagctgttcacggctgcattgcagtggataatgaaatcactatcctgggaagaaagggcatacgtgttgatggaagatttctttcgaaccttcgtttcgcagacgacatcgttctcttttcgagcagtaccaatgaagcagaaacgatgctcaacgaattgaacgaagcagggaagagaataaacagaaagaagacacagttcatgaagaacgcgcactgcgaggacggaggagtacaacttgaaggctcccaaatcgtggaaactccgtcatacgtatacctcggacgttctatgaacatggaaaacgactga